The following proteins are encoded in a genomic region of Pan troglodytes isolate AG18354 chromosome 2, NHGRI_mPanTro3-v2.0_pri, whole genome shotgun sequence:
- the CAMKV gene encoding caM kinase-like vesicle-associated protein isoform X2, whose translation MPFGCVTLGDKKNYNQPSEVTDRYDLGQVIKTEEFCEIFRAKDKTTGKLHTCKKFQKRDGRKVRKAAKNEIGILKMVKHPNILQLVDVFVTRKEYFIFLELATGREVFDWILDQGYYSERDTSNVVRQVLEAVAYLHSLKIVHRNLKLENLVYYNRLKNSKIVISDFHLAKLENGLIKEPCGTPEYLAPEVVGRQRYGRPVDCWAIGVIMYILLSGNPPFYEEVEEDDYENHDKNLFRKILAGDYEFDSPYWDDISQAAKDLVTRLMEVEQDQRITAEEAISHEWISGNAASDKNIKDGVCAQIEKNFARAKWKKAVRVTTLMKRLRAPEQSSTAAAQSASATDTATPGAADRSATPATDGSATPATDGSVTPATDGSITPATDGSVTPATDRSATPATDGRATPATEESTVPTTQSSATLATKAAATPEPAMAQPDSTAPEGATGQAPPSSKGEEAAGYAQESQREEAS comes from the exons ATGCCGTTTGGGTGTGTGACTCTGGGCGACAAGAAGAACTATAACCAGCCATCGGAGGTGACTGACAGATATGATTTGGGACAGGTCATCAAGAC TGAGGAGTTCTGTGAAATCTTCCGGGCCAAGGACAAGACGACAGGCAAGCTGCACACCTGCAAGAAGTTCCAGaagcgggacggccgcaaggtgCGGAAAGCTGCCAAGAACGAGATAGGCATCCTCAAGAT GGTGAAGCATCCCAACATCCTACAGCTGGTGGATGTGTTTGTGACCCGCAAGGAGTACTTTATCTTCCTGGAGCT GGCCACGGGGAGGGAGGTGTTTGACTGGATCCTGGACCAGGGCTACTACTCGGAGCGAGACACAAGCAACGTGGTACGGCAAGTCCTGGAGGCCGTGGCCTATTTGCACTCACTCAAGATCGTGCACAGGAATCTCAAG CTGGAGAACCTGGTTTACTACAACCGGCTGAAGAACTCGAAGATTGTCATCAGTGACTTCCATCTGGCTAAGCTAGAAAATGGCCTCATCAAGGAGCCCTGTGGGACCCCCGAGTATCTGG CCCCAGAAGTGGTAGGCCGGCAGCGGTATGGACGCCCTGTGGACTGCTGGGCCATTGGAGTCATCATGTACATCCT GCTTTCAGGCAACCCACCTTTCTATGAGGAGGTGGAAGAAGATGATTATGAGAACCATGATAAGAATCTCTTCCGCAAGATCCTGGCTGGTGACTATGAGTTTGACTCTCCATATTGGGATGATATTTCGCAGGCAG CCAAAGACTTGGTCACAAGGCTGATGGAGGTGGAGCAAGACCAGCGGATCACTGCAGAAGAGGCCATCTCCCATGAGTG GATTTCTGGCAATGCTGCTTCTGATAAGAACATCAAGGATGGTGTCTGTGCCCAGATTGAAAAGAACTTTGCCAGGGCCAAGTGGAAG AAGGCTGTCCGAGTGACCACCCTCATGAAACGGCTCCGGGCACCAGAGCAGTCCAGCACGGCTGCAGCCCAGTCGGCCTCAGCCACAGACACTGCCACCcccggggctgcag ACCGTAGTGCCACCCCAGCCACAGATGGAAGTGCCACCCCAGCCACTGATGGCAGTGTCACCCCAGCCACCGATGGAAGCATCACTCCAGCCACTGATGGGAGTGTCACCCCAGCCACTGACAGGAGCGCTACTCCAGCCACTGATGGGAGAGCCACACCAGCCACAGAAGAGAGCACTGTGCCCACCACCCAAAGCAGTGCCACGCTGGCCACCAAGGCAGCTGCCACCCCTGAGCCGGCTATGGCCCAGCCGGACAGCACAGCCCCAGAGGGCGCCACAGGCCAGGCTCCACCCTCTAGTAAAGGGGAAGAGGCTGCTGGTTATGCCCAGGAGTCTCAAAGGGAGGAGGCCAGCTGA
- the CAMKV gene encoding caM kinase-like vesicle-associated protein isoform X1: MPFGCVTLGDKKNYNQPSEVTDRYDLGQVIKTEEFCEIFRAKDKTTGKLHTCKKFQKRDGRKVRKAAKNEIGILKMVKHPNILQLVDVFVTRKEYFIFLELATGREVFDWILDQGYYSERDTSNVVRQVLEAVAYLHSLKIVHRNLKLENLVYYNRLKNSKIVISDFHLAKLENGLIKEPCGTPEYLAPEVVGRQRYGRPVDCWAIGVIMYILLSGNPPFYEEVEEDDYENHDKNLFRKILAGDYEFDSPYWDDISQAAKDLVTRLMEVEQDQRITAEEAISHEWISGNAASDKNIKDGVCAQIEKNFARAKWKKAVRVTTLMKRLRAPEQSSTAAAQSASATDTATPGAAGGATAAAASGATSAPEGDAARAAKSDNVAPADRSATPATDGSATPATDGSVTPATDGSITPATDGSVTPATDRSATPATDGRATPATEESTVPTTQSSATLATKAAATPEPAMAQPDSTAPEGATGQAPPSSKGEEAAGYAQESQREEAS; encoded by the exons ATGCCGTTTGGGTGTGTGACTCTGGGCGACAAGAAGAACTATAACCAGCCATCGGAGGTGACTGACAGATATGATTTGGGACAGGTCATCAAGAC TGAGGAGTTCTGTGAAATCTTCCGGGCCAAGGACAAGACGACAGGCAAGCTGCACACCTGCAAGAAGTTCCAGaagcgggacggccgcaaggtgCGGAAAGCTGCCAAGAACGAGATAGGCATCCTCAAGAT GGTGAAGCATCCCAACATCCTACAGCTGGTGGATGTGTTTGTGACCCGCAAGGAGTACTTTATCTTCCTGGAGCT GGCCACGGGGAGGGAGGTGTTTGACTGGATCCTGGACCAGGGCTACTACTCGGAGCGAGACACAAGCAACGTGGTACGGCAAGTCCTGGAGGCCGTGGCCTATTTGCACTCACTCAAGATCGTGCACAGGAATCTCAAG CTGGAGAACCTGGTTTACTACAACCGGCTGAAGAACTCGAAGATTGTCATCAGTGACTTCCATCTGGCTAAGCTAGAAAATGGCCTCATCAAGGAGCCCTGTGGGACCCCCGAGTATCTGG CCCCAGAAGTGGTAGGCCGGCAGCGGTATGGACGCCCTGTGGACTGCTGGGCCATTGGAGTCATCATGTACATCCT GCTTTCAGGCAACCCACCTTTCTATGAGGAGGTGGAAGAAGATGATTATGAGAACCATGATAAGAATCTCTTCCGCAAGATCCTGGCTGGTGACTATGAGTTTGACTCTCCATATTGGGATGATATTTCGCAGGCAG CCAAAGACTTGGTCACAAGGCTGATGGAGGTGGAGCAAGACCAGCGGATCACTGCAGAAGAGGCCATCTCCCATGAGTG GATTTCTGGCAATGCTGCTTCTGATAAGAACATCAAGGATGGTGTCTGTGCCCAGATTGAAAAGAACTTTGCCAGGGCCAAGTGGAAG AAGGCTGTCCGAGTGACCACCCTCATGAAACGGCTCCGGGCACCAGAGCAGTCCAGCACGGCTGCAGCCCAGTCGGCCTCAGCCACAGACACTGCCACCcccggggctgcaggtggggcCACAGCTGCAGCTGCGAGTGGAGCTACCTCAGCCCCTGAGGGTGATGCTGCTCGTGCTGCAAAGAGTGATAATGTGGCCCCCGCAGACCGTAGTGCCACCCCAGCCACAGATGGAAGTGCCACCCCAGCCACTGATGGCAGTGTCACCCCAGCCACCGATGGAAGCATCACTCCAGCCACTGATGGGAGTGTCACCCCAGCCACTGACAGGAGCGCTACTCCAGCCACTGATGGGAGAGCCACACCAGCCACAGAAGAGAGCACTGTGCCCACCACCCAAAGCAGTGCCACGCTGGCCACCAAGGCAGCTGCCACCCCTGAGCCGGCTATGGCCCAGCCGGACAGCACAGCCCCAGAGGGCGCCACAGGCCAGGCTCCACCCTCTAGTAAAGGGGAAGAGGCTGCTGGTTATGCCCAGGAGTCTCAAAGGGAGGAGGCCAGCTGA